The following are encoded together in the Naumannella cuiyingiana genome:
- a CDS encoding MFS transporter, translating to MSTDAIEPTEAAAPAVDPAGDEVHGAPQRRVFLPMYVLAWFGVSLALSTLGGAAIPKALAILDNQNKGTNLALVAGIGGIVVVIITPLFGRLSDRTRSRFGMRNPWMVGGVAVGVVGVVGLAFSTTVPAMALFWCVTQIGFGATNMAVHALLADQIPRRIRARIAAVTGVSAGIALIVGAQTVAMLPNDQQATWFLVPGLIGAALSLGLVLVLRDRVRTEPAEPLSIKEIVSTYWLNPVVYRNFGWAWVCRFLVTMSIVSVTLYLLYFIIDKLGIPIEQASGVLAQAMLFFFAGNVVTTLVFGWLSDHTGRRKPIVFVSCLVTVIGLIIAVFAGSTGVFMVAILIVGAGQGAYVAVDVALMTEVLPTFEEAGKDLGIVALAYQLPQLLAPMLAIPVLAIGGGQNYSALFVCSIVLSLLGGLAILGVRGVR from the coding sequence ATGAGCACCGATGCCATCGAACCGACCGAGGCCGCCGCACCGGCCGTCGACCCGGCGGGCGACGAGGTCCACGGCGCGCCGCAGCGGCGGGTCTTCCTGCCGATGTACGTGCTCGCCTGGTTCGGGGTGAGCCTGGCCCTGAGCACCCTCGGCGGGGCCGCCATCCCGAAGGCGCTGGCGATCCTCGACAACCAGAACAAGGGCACCAACCTCGCCCTGGTGGCCGGCATCGGCGGCATCGTCGTGGTGATCATCACCCCGCTGTTCGGACGGCTCAGCGACCGGACCCGGTCCCGATTCGGGATGCGCAATCCATGGATGGTGGGTGGCGTCGCCGTGGGTGTGGTCGGCGTGGTCGGCCTCGCCTTCAGCACTACCGTGCCCGCCATGGCCCTGTTCTGGTGCGTCACCCAGATCGGCTTCGGGGCGACCAATATGGCCGTGCACGCCCTGCTCGCCGACCAGATTCCTCGTCGGATCCGCGCCCGCATCGCGGCCGTCACCGGTGTGTCGGCCGGTATCGCGCTGATCGTCGGCGCGCAGACGGTCGCCATGTTGCCGAACGACCAGCAGGCCACCTGGTTCCTGGTGCCCGGGCTGATCGGTGCGGCGCTCTCGCTCGGGCTGGTCCTCGTGCTCCGCGACCGCGTGCGCACGGAGCCGGCCGAACCGTTGTCGATCAAGGAGATCGTCTCGACCTATTGGCTGAATCCCGTGGTCTACCGCAACTTCGGGTGGGCCTGGGTGTGCCGCTTCCTGGTCACGATGTCCATTGTCTCGGTGACGCTCTACCTGCTCTATTTCATCATCGACAAGCTCGGCATCCCGATCGAGCAGGCCTCCGGCGTGCTGGCGCAGGCGATGCTCTTCTTCTTCGCGGGCAATGTGGTGACCACGCTCGTGTTCGGCTGGCTCTCCGACCACACCGGGCGCCGCAAGCCGATCGTCTTCGTTTCCTGCCTGGTCACCGTGATCGGCCTGATCATCGCGGTCTTCGCCGGTTCGACCGGCGTCTTCATGGTGGCGATCCTGATCGTCGGCGCGGGCCAGGGCGCCTACGTCGCGGTGGATGTCGCGCTGATGACGGAGGTGCTGCCCACGTTCGAGGAGGCCGGGAAGGATCTCGGCATTGTCGCCCTCGCCTACCAGCTTCCGCAGTTGCTCGCCCCCATGCTGGCGATCCCGGTGCTCGCGATCGGTGGCGGGCAGAACTACTCCGCACTCTTCGTCTGCTCGATCGTGCTCAGTCTGCTCGGTGGACTCGCGATCCTCGGGGTACGCGGGGTGCGCTGA
- a CDS encoding alpha/beta hydrolase fold domain-containing protein — translation MPGNDATETRLSELDLDPAVHTWLARETELRSSLPDLTAPDPAVQRAAARRLSDRLAVTFTAEAPAGVAIADAWLPATGGAGLRVRCYRPDGISDPAPAQLFLHGGGFVHGSPDELVNDRLLAARALAAGLVIFSLDYRLAPEHPYPAALSDAVAAWLELTEAADRLRIDPTRIGVGGSSAGGTLAAGTTLALRDRHGLVPAHQALEVPAAAFRPYGRSGELYGDEFGAAAAHAVVPLYLPGGTGRYAEPLDVPDLTGLPPTLIMTAEHDFLRDGAEEYGARLAAAGADVCVLRGAGHLHGTPALTATMAGAREWQENCAAALRDAYHTERSPR, via the coding sequence GTGCCCGGCAACGACGCCACCGAGACCCGGTTGAGCGAACTCGATCTCGACCCGGCCGTCCACACCTGGCTGGCCAGGGAGACCGAGTTGCGGTCGTCCTTGCCGGACCTCACCGCACCGGATCCTGCGGTCCAGCGGGCTGCGGCGCGCCGGTTGTCGGACCGGTTGGCCGTCACCTTCACCGCCGAGGCGCCCGCCGGCGTGGCGATCGCCGACGCATGGCTGCCCGCCACGGGCGGTGCCGGCCTGCGGGTGCGCTGCTACCGCCCGGACGGCATCTCCGACCCGGCCCCCGCACAGCTCTTCCTGCACGGGGGCGGTTTCGTCCACGGCAGCCCGGACGAGCTCGTCAACGACCGGTTGCTGGCCGCCCGTGCCCTTGCGGCCGGGCTCGTGATCTTCAGCCTGGACTACCGGCTCGCACCGGAACACCCCTACCCCGCCGCGCTGTCGGACGCGGTTGCCGCCTGGCTCGAGCTGACCGAGGCCGCCGACCGGCTGCGGATCGACCCGACCCGGATCGGCGTCGGCGGATCGTCCGCGGGCGGCACGCTGGCGGCCGGGACCACGCTGGCGCTGCGCGACCGGCACGGCCTGGTGCCGGCCCATCAGGCGCTGGAGGTACCAGCGGCGGCGTTCCGGCCGTACGGGCGCTCCGGCGAGCTCTACGGCGACGAGTTCGGGGCGGCGGCAGCACACGCGGTCGTACCGCTCTATCTGCCCGGCGGGACCGGACGGTACGCCGAACCGCTGGACGTCCCGGACCTGACCGGCCTGCCGCCGACGTTGATCATGACCGCCGAGCACGACTTCCTGCGCGACGGCGCCGAGGAGTACGGAGCCCGACTCGCCGCGGCCGGGGCCGATGTCTGCGTGCTCCGCGGCGCCGGCCATCTGCACGGCACCCCCGCGCTCACCGCGACCATGGCGGGCGCGCGGGAGTGGCAGGAGAACTGCGCCGCCGCACTTCGCGATGCCTACCACACCGAACGGAGTCCCAGATGA